ATCCACCTGGCTTCCAACAGAGAGAGAAAGGCGAGTCTCTCCACAACAAGTTTGATAAAatgatggagatgatgatgaagaaggatgccGAGACgcagcaaacatttaaaaatcatgCTGCCATAATTCATAACCTTGAGGTGCAGAATCAGCAGATGGCTAAAGCACTGCAAAGCAGAAGACAggggggtttaccatccactactGAGCAAAACCCCAGAGAGCATCTCAAGGCTATTGAGTTGAGAAGTGGTAAAGCACTGGATGATCCATATGCAGGACGTGCTACAGTTGAGGCGGAAAAGGAACAGTGTGAGGGTGGCGAGCCTGAAAAGGTAGTTGCTaaaccacctccaccacctcctTTTGTGCCAAAGGTGCCATTCCCACATAGAGTGAAGAAGCCGCAAGACACTTGGAAGTTTCACAAATTTCTTAAAACTTTCAAGAAGCTACAGATCAACATCAGTCTGGCAGACGCACTGAGAGAGATGCCGCACTCTGCGAAATTTCTCAAGCagatcatcaccaacaagcGGAGTTGGGATGCAGAGGGACCAGTACCAATGACAGAAAACTGCAGCTCAATCATATTGAGCAACCTACCGACCAAGCTCAAAGATCCAGGGAGTTTCACTATCCCTTGTACTGTTGCTAACATGCAGTCTGTTAATTGCCTTTGCAATTTAGGAGCTAGTATTAATTTGATTCCCTTATCCCTTTTTCGTAgtatgtttggtgatcaacaggTACATGCCACGCCGATGATGCTGCAGCTAGCGGATCACTCTCTGAAGAAGCCACATAGGATTGTGGAGGATGTCCTAGTTAAGGTCAACAAATTCATATTCCATGTGGATTTTGTTGTCCTTGACTACGCAGCAGACAAGGAGTGCCCGATGATATTGGGGCGACC
This window of the Mercurialis annua linkage group LG5, ddMerAnnu1.2, whole genome shotgun sequence genome carries:
- the LOC126681732 gene encoding uncharacterized protein LOC126681732; the encoded protein is MMEMMMKKDAETQQTFKNHAAIIHNLEVQNQQMAKALQSRRQGGLPSTTEQNPREHLKAIELRSGKALDDPYAGRATVEAEKEQCEGGEPEKVVAKPPPPPPFVPKVPFPHRVKKPQDTWKFHKFLKTFKKLQINISLADALREMPHSAKFLKQIITNKRSWDAEGPVPMTENCSSIILSNLPTKLKDPGSFTIPCTVANMQSVNCLCNLGASINLIPLSLFRSMFGDQQVHATPMMLQLADHSLKKPHRIVEDVLVKVNKFIFHVDFVVLDYAADKECPMILGRPFMNTERALIDVHDGKLTLRIGDESVEFDMRKITHHPNSEGECMRVDMVD